In Anomalospiza imberbis isolate Cuckoo-Finch-1a 21T00152 chromosome 26, ASM3175350v1, whole genome shotgun sequence, the following proteins share a genomic window:
- the LOC137462833 gene encoding potassium voltage-gated channel subfamily A member 3-like, with translation MDERRSLLYSPAASSAGRQPRGGSTSSHHNLGYTEQLPPAAPQPGPEQQEEEGEEGEEGSMTVVGGGGGGDPLLEEPQHPPALLGGDRYDQPPAPAVPAGQPAGAGEHECCERVVINISGLRFETQLKTLAQFPETLLGDPRKRMRYFDPLRNEYFFDRNRPSFDAILYYYQSGGRIRRPVNVPIDIFSEEIRFYQLGEEAMEKFREDEGFIREEQRPLPEKEFQRQVWLLFEYPESSGPARGIAIVSVLVILISIVIFCLETLPEFRDDHDYEGTGGTFGTGGGPLPPDVFTNSSSSPASMVSSFTDPFFVVETLCIIWFSFELLVRFFACPSKATFSKNIMNIIDIVAIIPYFITLGTELAERQGNGQQAMSLAILRVIRLVRVFRIFKLSRHSKGLQILGQTLKASMRELGLLIFFLFIGVILFSSAVYFAEADDPSSGFSSIPDAFWWAVVTMTTVGYGDMHPITIGGKIVGSLCAIAGVLTIALPVPVIVSNFNYFYHRETEGEEQAQYMHVGSCQHLSSSEEMKKARSNSTLSKSEYMVIEEGGINHSAFKQAAFKAGNCTTTNNPNCVNIKKIFTDV, from the coding sequence ATGGACGAGCGCCGGAGCTTGCTCTACTCTCCGGCCGCCTCCTCCGCCGGCCGGCAGCCGCGGGGCGGCTCGACCAGCAGCCACCACAACCTGGGCTACACCGAGCAGCtgccccccgccgccccccagCCGGGCCccgagcagcaggaggaagagggcGAAGAAGGGGAGGAAGGCAGCATGACCGTGgtgggaggcggcggcggcggagacCCTCTGCTGGAGGAGCCTCAGCATCCTCCTGCGCTGCTCGGGGGGGACCGCTACGATCAGCCCCCGGCGCCGGCCGTGCCCGCCGGGCAGCCCGCGGGCGCTGGGGAGCACGAGTGCTGCGAGCGCGTGGTGATCAACATCTCGGGGCTGCGCTTCGAGACCCAGCTCAAGACCCTGGCACAGTTCCCCGAGACGCTGCTGGGGGACCCCCGGAAGAGGATGCGCTACTTCGACCCCCTCCGCAATGAGTATTTTTTCGACCGTAACCGTCCCAGCTTCGACGCCATCCTCTACTACTACCAGTCGGGCGGGCGCATCCGGCGTCCCGTCAACGTCCCCATCGACATCTTCTCCGAGGAGATCCGCTTCTACCAGCTGGGggaggaggccatggagaagTTTCGGGAGGATGAGGGTTTCATCCGGGAGGAGCAGCGGCCGCTTCCCGAGAAGGAGTTTCAGCGCCAGGTGTGGCTCCTCTTCGAGTACCCCGAGAGCTCTGGACCGGCCCGAGGCATTGCCATTGTCTCTGTCCTGGTCATCCTTATCTCTATTGTCATCTTCTGTCTGGAGACCCTGCCTGAATTCAGGGATGACCATGACTatgagggaactggggggacCTTCGGGACAGGGGGTGGCCCTCTCCCACCTGATGTCTTCACCAACTCCTCATCCTCGCCTGCTTCCATGGTGTCATCCTTCACCGACCCTTTCTTTGTGGTGGAGACTTTGTGCATCATCTGGTTCTCCTTTGAGCTGCTGGTCCGTTTCTTTGCCTGCCCCAGCAAGGCCACCTTCTCCAAGAACATCATGAACATCATTGACATTGTGGCCATCATCCCCTACTTCATCACGCTGGGCACGGAGCTGGCTGAGCGGCAAGGCAATGGCCAGCAAGCCATGTCCTTGGCCATCCTCAGAGTCATCCGCCTCGTCAGGGTCTTCCGCATCTTCAAGCTCTCCCGGCACTCCAAGGGGCTGCAGATCCTGGGGCAGACCCTCAAGGCCAGcatgagggagctgggcttgctcatcttcttcctcttcatcgGCGTCATCCTCTTCTCCAGCGCCGTTTACTTCGCAGAAGCCGATGACCCCAGCTCGGGGTTCAGTAGCATCCCTGATGCCTTCTGGTGGGCTGTGGTCACCATGACCACTGTGGGCTATGGGGACATGCACCCCATCACCATTGGGGGCAAGATCGTGGGGTCTCTGTGTGCCATCGCAGGGGTGCTGACCATCGCGCTGCCCGTGCCTGTCATCGTCTCCAATTTCAACTATTTCTACCACCGGGAGACAGAAGGTGAGGAACAAGCCCAGTACATGCATGTtgggagctgccagcacctcTCGTCCAGCGAGGAGATGAAGAAGGCTCGCAGCAATTCCACCCTCAGCAAGTCCGAGTACATGGTGATTGAGGAAGGGGGGATCAATCACAGTGCATTCAAACAGGCTGCCTTTAAAGCAGGCAACTGCACAACCACAAACAATCCCAACTGTGTGAACATCAAAAAGATCTTTACAGATGtttaa